Proteins found in one Paenibacillus borealis genomic segment:
- a CDS encoding TMEM175 family protein — MKANRMEAFSDGVLAIIITIMVLEFKTPEGNEGHVLLPLVPKIISYMLSFIYIGIYWNNHHHLLHLIKYMNGKIMWLNLLLLFWVSLIPFTTAWMGENQFDPTPTAIYFIIHLLAATSYLLLQHAILGQHHKEFPLAKIIDNGFKNKITPILYFLAAVFAYINIALSFLFYVIVTAIWFIPDKRIESALEIK; from the coding sequence ATGAAAGCGAATCGAATGGAGGCATTTAGCGATGGTGTTTTGGCAATCATTATTACGATTATGGTACTTGAATTCAAAACCCCTGAAGGCAATGAAGGGCATGTTCTACTACCGCTCGTACCGAAAATTATAAGCTATATGCTGAGCTTCATTTATATCGGAATTTACTGGAATAATCACCATCACTTGTTACACTTAATTAAGTATATGAATGGAAAAATCATGTGGTTAAATTTATTACTCCTTTTTTGGGTTTCTCTAATACCATTTACAACCGCATGGATGGGAGAAAATCAATTTGATCCCACACCAACTGCAATTTACTTTATTATTCATTTGTTGGCGGCTACTTCCTATTTGTTATTGCAACATGCTATTTTGGGTCAGCATCACAAAGAATTCCCACTTGCTAAAATTATTGATAATGGATTTAAAAATAAAATCACTCCTATACTGTACTTTCTTGCTGCTGTTTTTGCCTATATTAATATTGCATTATCTTTTTTATTTTATGTTATTGTAACCGCCATTTGGTTTATTCCAGATAAACGTATCGAATCTGCATTGGAAATTAAATAA
- a CDS encoding 2OG-Fe(II) oxygenase: MSEQSDISLTNVDWQAVHQFLDEHGYARLPRLIDSDVCSSLIEGYDDDELYRSTIDMKRYGYGIGEYKYFNAPLPAALQQMREQLYPELAKAANRWLEKSGQASRYPESLSDFLLQCHQVGQNRSTPLILKYNSGGYNCLHQDLYGEIYFPFQVVFTLNQREKDYTGGEFLLVEQKPRAQSRGHVIALNQGEGLIFPTQYRPVQGNRGYYRTTLRHGVGTIHSGNRYSMGIIFHDAK, translated from the coding sequence ATGTCTGAGCAATCTGACATATCATTGACCAATGTGGACTGGCAAGCAGTGCATCAGTTCCTTGATGAGCATGGTTATGCAAGGTTGCCTCGTTTAATTGATTCAGATGTATGTTCATCGCTTATAGAGGGTTACGACGATGATGAACTTTATCGTAGCACAATCGACATGAAACGCTATGGATACGGGATCGGGGAGTATAAATATTTCAATGCTCCTCTTCCGGCCGCGCTTCAACAAATGCGTGAACAATTGTATCCGGAGCTTGCCAAAGCGGCCAATCGGTGGTTAGAAAAATCGGGTCAAGCATCCAGATATCCTGAATCATTATCTGACTTTTTACTTCAATGCCATCAAGTAGGTCAAAATCGTTCCACGCCATTAATTCTGAAATATAATTCAGGTGGCTATAATTGCTTACATCAGGATCTTTATGGGGAAATATATTTCCCTTTCCAAGTCGTTTTTACACTGAATCAGCGAGAAAAGGATTATACAGGCGGTGAATTTTTGCTTGTTGAGCAAAAACCACGTGCTCAAAGTAGAGGCCATGTAATTGCTTTGAATCAAGGAGAAGGGCTTATCTTTCCAACTCAATATCGTCCGGTTCAAGGCAATCGTGGGTATTATCGGACAACGCTTAGACATGGTGTTGGCACCATTCACTCCGGCAACAGATATAGCATGGGAATTATTTTCCATGACGCAAAATAG
- a CDS encoding methylated-DNA--[protein]-cysteine S-methyltransferase — MSNDNQSINWTLLTQGEWNLHIAVTDEGLCFVGSNNHPYEELVKWATVHYPNKTLVQDDEGLLLYSNEIAQYLQGTRKSFSFPIVVKGTPFQEAVWSALNQIPYGEIRSYSDIATLINKPSAVRAVGTAIADNPVLITIPCHRVIGKNGELSGYRGGRDMKTKLLELEQSGFNKEGSGMNV; from the coding sequence ATGTCAAATGACAATCAATCCATTAATTGGACACTGCTTACACAAGGGGAATGGAATTTGCATATCGCTGTTACTGATGAAGGGCTTTGTTTTGTAGGTTCGAACAATCATCCCTATGAAGAACTGGTGAAATGGGCAACGGTTCATTATCCAAATAAAACGCTAGTCCAGGATGATGAAGGCTTACTGCTCTATTCAAATGAAATTGCACAGTATCTTCAGGGAACACGCAAATCTTTCAGTTTTCCAATTGTCGTAAAAGGCACCCCATTTCAGGAGGCGGTATGGAGCGCACTTAACCAAATTCCATACGGGGAGATACGTTCTTACTCTGATATCGCAACACTCATAAATAAACCATCGGCGGTGCGGGCAGTCGGTACAGCAATAGCGGATAATCCCGTTCTTATTACAATTCCATGCCATCGTGTAATTGGTAAAAATGGAGAACTTAGCGGTTATCGGGGCGGAAGAGACATGAAAACGAAATTACTTGAATTGGAACAAAGCGGCTTTAACAAAGAAGGGAGTGGCATGAATGTCTGA
- a CDS encoding AbrB/MazE/SpoVT family DNA-binding domain-containing protein codes for MFQVQKWGNSLGIRIPKSLALKVGIEEGSEVDLDVEDGHLIIKPKSATLDEILSRVTPENLHNEVSTGGQQGREIW; via the coding sequence ATGTTTCAGGTTCAGAAATGGGGCAACAGCTTGGGCATTCGCATTCCTAAATCGCTTGCTCTAAAGGTCGGTATTGAGGAAGGCTCCGAAGTCGATCTTGATGTGGAAGATGGACATCTTATCATCAAGCCGAAGTCGGCCACACTGGACGAAATCCTGTCCCGGGTCACCCCGGAAAATCTCCATAATGAGGTCTCTACAGGCGGGCAGCAAGGACGGGAAATATGGTAA
- the mazF gene encoding endoribonuclease MazF codes for MVTGGYVPDRGDLIWLQFHPQAGHEQAGKRPALVVSPASYNGKVGLSLLCPVASKPKGYPFEVVIPQDLPIEGVILADQVKSLDWQSRQAAFICKVPQSILSDVIAKLDILIR; via the coding sequence ATGGTAACGGGCGGGTATGTACCGGATCGGGGTGACTTGATATGGCTGCAGTTCCACCCGCAAGCGGGGCATGAACAGGCAGGCAAACGCCCGGCCTTGGTCGTGTCTCCTGCTTCTTATAATGGTAAAGTCGGACTTTCCTTGCTCTGTCCGGTAGCTTCTAAACCAAAGGGCTACCCCTTTGAAGTAGTCATACCGCAGGATCTACCCATTGAAGGGGTTATCCTTGCGGATCAAGTAAAGAGTCTCGATTGGCAATCCAGACAGGCAGCGTTCATCTGTAAAGTACCACAGAGCATTCTTTCAGATGTCATTGCTAAGCTGGACATACTGATTCGCTGA
- a CDS encoding SF0329 family protein, with protein MSWSKLKQQLEGFLSPALAGRVEYRAPGYRYFPDKSGICYISVDKKSILNMGDKSNTIRWYQTELEIKNDPELLIPVSKDDIEAVRQTTKGPVPEDRLIVMARSRKSTEHAKELLAAQAALVKSNFIVVANKFLTTPIEESLESSDMVLNILALVDRRVGKKRILGMAEKVELKHPVVQYFYELRRGVL; from the coding sequence ATGTCCTGGAGCAAGTTGAAGCAGCAGCTGGAGGGCTTTCTCAGTCCTGCGCTAGCGGGTAGGGTAGAATACCGCGCACCAGGTTACCGTTATTTTCCTGATAAATCGGGAATCTGTTATATCTCGGTGGATAAGAAGAGCATACTCAATATGGGCGATAAATCGAACACGATCAGATGGTATCAGACAGAGCTGGAGATTAAGAATGATCCGGAACTCCTGATTCCTGTCAGCAAGGACGATATAGAGGCGGTCAGGCAAACCACCAAGGGACCCGTGCCGGAGGATCGCCTAATCGTAATGGCCAGAAGCAGAAAAAGTACGGAACACGCCAAAGAGCTTTTGGCCGCACAAGCTGCACTCGTTAAATCGAATTTCATCGTGGTTGCGAATAAGTTCCTGACTACTCCTATAGAGGAAAGCCTGGAGAGCAGTGATATGGTACTTAATATTCTTGCGCTGGTGGATCGAAGAGTCGGGAAAAAGCGGATTTTGGGTATGGCGGAGAAGGTGGAGTTGAAGCATCCGGTGGTACAGTATTTCTATGAGCTGCGGCGGGGGGTGTTGTGA